A region of Stigmatopora nigra isolate UIUO_SnigA chromosome 6, RoL_Snig_1.1, whole genome shotgun sequence DNA encodes the following proteins:
- the grhprb gene encoding glyoxylate reductase/hydroxypyruvate reductase produces the protein MWCSRVALRQLQRAAAKPLILKRAMSTLPRVYITRQIPPEGLKILHESGQVQYELWDSDDVPVPRKELLQKVKGVDALLCVLTEKIDAELLDAAGPNLKVLSTMSVGFDHLSLEELKKRGIRVGYTPDVLTDAVAELTVALLLATSRRLIEATHEAKTGGWGTWRTLWLCGHELANSTVGILGLGRIGVAIAERLAPFKVKKFIYTDMAPRPELANEINAEYVSFDELANQSDFLLACCALTPETHMICNKNLFSKMKANSIFINTSRGGVVNQDDLYQALATNQIAGAGLDVTVPEPLPTDHPLFTLKNCVILPHIASASYSTRNAMSNLAANNLLLGLRDQPMIKELKL, from the exons ATGTGGTGCAGTCGGGTGGCACTGCGTCAGCTCCAGAGGGCTGCTGCCAAGCCGTTGATTCTCAAAAGGGCCATGTCAACTCTGCCTCGGGTGTATATTACACGCCAGATCCCACCAGAAGGCCTGAAGATCCTCCATGAATCTGGACA AGTGCAGTATGAGCTTTGGGATTCTGATGATGTCCCAGTACCGAGGAAGGAACTTCTCCAGAAGGTCAAAGGTGTCGATGCCCTTCTTTGTGTGCTGACTGAGAAGATTGATGCCGAACTGTTGGATGCTGCAG GCCCCAATCTGAAGGTCCTCAGTACCATGTCTGTGGGCTTTGACCACCTCTCTCTGGAGGAGCTGAAGAAAAG AGGAATCCGCGTGGGTTACACACCTGACGTCTTGACAGATGCCGTGGCTGAATTGACAGTAGCTCTGCTATTAGCAACTTCCAGGAGGCTCATCGAGGCCACACACGAAGCCAAGAC TGGCGGTTGGGGGACTTGGAGAACTTTGTGGCTGTGTGGACATGAGCTGGCCAACAGCACTGTGGGTATTTTAGGCCTGGGAAGGATTG GTGTGGCTATAGCTGAACGTTTAGCTCCATTTAAGGTGAAAAAGTTCATCTACACAGACATGGCCCCACGGCCAGAGCTGGCCAATGAAATCAATGCAGAATATG TCTCTTTTGATGAGCTGGCAAATCAATCAGATTTCCTGTTGGCGTGTTGTGCGTTGACACCTGAAACACATATGATCTGCAACAAGAACCTTTTCTCCAAGATGAAAGCAAACTCCATCTTCATCAACACAAGCAG AGGCGGTGTGGTGAATCAAGATGACTTGTATCAGGCACTGGCCACCAATCAAATTGCAGGTGCAGGATTAGACGTGACTGTCCCTGAGCCTCTACCCACTGACCATCCTCTATTTACCCTCAAAAACTGCG TGATTCTGCCACACATcgccagtgcgtcttatagcaCCCGCAATGCCATGTCTAATCTAGCAGCAAACAACCTCCTCCTCGGGCTCCGTGATCAACCAATGATCAAAGAGCTCAAACTGTGA